The genomic window TAACCTGGCTCTGAGTTTTTCCAAAATGGGACCCTGAAGGTGTAAGGACCTATCCGCCATTGAGCACCCTCAGTAGTTTGGACATAGCCAATCCCCAGGTGATTTGCCCTTGGGTCTCCTCTAGGTTTGAACTTGCAGCTTCCTCTGCAGAATATAAGCAGGTACCTGGCAGGCGTCTTTGCCCCCTGTGCTGAGCCCGGCACAAATCATGTTGCTGGTGATGAATCCTGCATAGGAGGACGAGGCGTTGCATTTCCAGGAGGGGACGATAGGGAGGCGCACACTGCGTAGGGTGTCCGATGTCCTCCCGCCGATGGGACTGGTGTACCCCCAGCCGGAGACTTGGCAGAGGCGGCCTTCCTTCACCGTAGCGCCTTGCTGAGGAAGTGGCACAATGGAAACAAAGGCGTTATAGACCACCGGCCGGTTCAGCTGTTTGGAGACATTGAGGAAGAGTCATTACTGATTGTGAAAAAACCAGACATAGTGATCATGTTCAACTCTCCGGGTCCTCTTTACTTGGACCGCCTGACCAATGTCTGCCTTAGCTCCCCCCATCAAACCCTTCATGACATGATCACCAAAGCGTCCTTCAAGCCCAAACCAGCCCTCCAGAAACCTGAAGCGACCACAGCCCGTTTCTGCTGGCCTTCCTTCCATTAGAGCCCGGAGGAAGACCCGTTACCTTAATCAGCATGACGTCTGCATTTTTGGTAGTGGAGCTGTAGTCTGGGTGAACCACCATCCGGGAGGGCCGGAAAATCTGTTCTGTGCCTTCGAAAGTGGAGAGCGAATATTCACCGGCTACTATTAGCATCTGGTTTATTCTACGGGGATATGGCAAAGAAAGGCAAAGTTATTGGAGTTTCCCTTGGGGCAAAGCTCTCCCTTCTCACATCTGACTTAGATTGCGATTACTCAGGCTACTCAAATGGCTTTAAAAAGGCTTTTAGCACTTCCAGAATTGACAGCACAAGATCTTTTATCTTGCTGCACCTTTGCTTCAGCCCACCTGGCATCAAGAGCTGAAGCTCTGCGTGTCTATGGTGCCACACCACACGTCTGCCTGGCACGTGCATCAGATGGCATGAATGTACCTGGGAGTGTGTGGGCAGATGTTGCTTTTGGCAGGTATCTGTGAAATTGTATTATATccccagagaggagggggagagcaaGAGTGAGGTGGGAGGATGTTCAGTGATTTACTGGGAGAATGGGACTgaaccccctccctgtcctctgGTATGATCACCTTTTTTGTGACGcggtaatgcgcattaaaataggctaatgcacattaaaatgcatgtgtagatgcacccgggaTCGTTTAAGCGCTTAAGATCACATGGGAGTCTGGGGCTGAGCATGCATGGATATTGGTGAGACGTTAGCACTTGCTTAAAATGCCGCGCTGAACTGCAGCCCTAGCGTGATGATCTGGGAAGGCTGCGTGGTCAGGCCGAGGGACGCCACCAGACTGCTGGGTGCTCATAGAAATGGAAGTCCCTGCACTAGACAAGGTCATGGGTACGTGTGTGTAGGAAGCatgagtgggtgcatctgcagGGTCTGGGTGTATATGCAGGATAGGGACAGCTTTAAACCAAGAGCACTTAAATGTAGGCTTCTACAGACCTAGAAGCAGGTGAGTGCCCAAGTTGAGCCAGGAGTCTGTATTTAGCTACTTGCATATCCCCACTTTGCTCAGAGGACTCCTAGGTGTCCAGTGCCCTGTGCCCCGGGAAGCCAGCTCAGGGAAGCTGGGCTCCTGTCTTACTGCACGTAGCAAAGAGCCGGTGTTAAGCAGGCATCCTGGCTCTTGCCTTCCTTACTCGGTCTTGCAGTGAGCAGCCGTCAGGACCCAGCTCCGACTAACCAGAGACCCGCCACAGAAGTGGGAGCCCGTCATCCTCTTCAGCGACACCAGGTACTTGGCAGAATGCGGCCCCACGATGTGACCCCCGATGATGCGCTGGAGCTTGCGCTGTCCCCCTGTAAGGGAAGGCGAGCCCATCAGGAGGAGACAACAGGCAAGCCCAGTCCCCGGTCATGCACCAAGGGAGTCAGCCGGGCCTCTCTGCATCTGCAGAGGTCAACGTAGCACCGCCTGCCTCTGGGCTGATCAAAGTAGCCTTGGCCTTCACTCTAGAGGAGAGGTTCATTGGAAGGGAAATATGAGCTCCTGCACCTCCAGAGGCTGTGATCACCTGCAAGGGTCTCTGAATCCCAGCTGCCATATCTGGTGCTGCTGTTACACCTGAGGCCCGGCTAGGGTTGCTGAGTGAGAACAGGAGAAGACACTATTTTATACACCAGACAGGCTCTTTAAAGCCCAGAAAAGGTGCCGGGTCCCTGCCGATGTGCTTATGTATTGTCATTAGCATCAGGAGGAGTTAGAAGTGTGCATCAAGGGGGTGGATAAATCCCCGTGGAGGGATTCCCATTGATCTGCCACTCTCTTAGCATGCTCTCACTGGCATTAGCAAGAGGGGAGTCCCTGTATTATTTACCAAGCTACAAGGCTGTGATTTCTCCAGAGACTGCTGAGCAGTgatcaaaatgaaaatgaattgcTTCTAATAGGCATTTGAATCATCAGCATCCACTCCAGTGCTCACCAGAGCAAGGGAAGACTTGCATCAACCCAAATCCTTCACAcgctctgctccccagcacccATCTGATCGGCTCTCCCCATCCACATCTGCCGTGGCCCACGTCACCCCTGCTCTTCCAAGTCCCAATATCCAGTTAGGATCTGTGGTTTTGTTATGTGTATCGTGGGGCTCTGGGATAAGACCATCAGGCCCAGTTTGCAGTCTCATGCTAACAAATAGCTTGGTGCCAAGCGGAGAAAACCAGAGCATGAATCTAGTCACCTCCAGGATGGATGATTCATCTCCGTCTTGTTAGACGCTGACCCTGGTGGCATAGAAGGATGTTTCTTGTAACGGGTTCATTCTGTTCCTCTAATTAGCAGCCATTATGCTGTTTTGTTTCCAGAGCAAGGGCCTGTGTAAGTGCTTCTTGTGCTCAGATGTGCTGCGTGTGCAGAGCACCTGCACGCTGGCTCCGGACACGGATAAGTCCAGAGCTCCCAAGGGATCGTTATGATCTTTGATTAGTAAACTGGAAATGTTCTAAAGGAGCCAGGGTGCTTTCCTCAGTCACGTTGCATGGACCAGTGATGCTCCAGCGCTATGGACCTCCTGCCATGGGGAACCAGTGGGTCATTGCAGTGACCGCCAGATGGATCCAGCTCATAATGACATGGACAAAGGCAGGACCTAGCCCTTGGGCTCTGGTGGATTTCCCCTCCCTGGAACGAGGTGGACAATGATGACCTTACAGAAGGGATACCTGCTGGGGCAATGGTACCAGCATAGAGTGGATGCAAAATAGAGATCCCACCTCCCATCCATAGGAGTAAAAGATGCACAAGTAGCTGCGCTCGTTCATCTCAGAGGGACCTGCTGACACACCAGTGAAGCCAACATGCTGCACTGGGCCTATGGGGGACTCTTGGTGAATCGGGCACAGCCCAAAGAAGCTGCTGAAGCTTCAGTCTAAGCTGGGACACCAGGTAACACTGCCGCAGGCAGGTGTGTTGGGAATCTGCTGCTTAGTGACTAACTTAGGTAACCCTTCCAGAGGTCATGCCAGAACCTTGCTGCTCCTTGTCCTTGGCCCCTGGCTCTGAACTTGGCTAAATAACAGCAATACCATCTTCAGCAACTTCTGATTTCAGCTGCAAGCAGGTCACCTGCATAAGAGGCGAGTGTGTGCTCGAGGCTTGTTGGGCACTAATTTAGGGCTTCTGAAACCTACAGGGCACTTGCAGTTCCCATGGACATCACTGGGAGCTGAGGGTCCTAGGCTCCCCCAGCACCTTCTGAGATCAGGCTGCTATCCCTGACGCAGTACCCCCCTACCGCAGTTTCAGAGAGCTGGTCCCAGGTTAGGAGGCATCTCAGGATCTGGCCCCTTGCCGGCATCCCAGAAGCCGAGCTGCTGAGCTGAGGCACGGCCCCGTGTTTTCCTGCTAATGCAACCCCTTTCCACAGCCTCCAGCAGGAACCCGTGTGCCACCGTAGTGCTCGTCCCTGAGAACTGGGAAACGTGTTTAATTCTCTGGTGAAGGCCGTCATGCTTCCAAAAGGTCTCTCTGCAGGCATCTTTGTATGTCACAAGGTCACTTAATTGTGCCATTTTTAGGAAGCAAACTTTCCCTGCTTACACTTCCACTAGATCCacacaaaataataaatattgtttCAGCGGGTTTCCTCCTTTCTACTCcttctgcagctcttttcaaCGCAGGATCCCCAAATGAATTGAAAACATCTATTAAGCTTCACGTCGGACTTGGAAATATTATTATCCCTCTTGCAAAATTTGGGAAGCTGGAAAGAGTAAGGGGGGGTGGTGATTCCCTGGGAGAGCTAGGAGCAGAAGACGCAGGAGTCCTTATTCCAGGTCCGCTGCTTTAACCGCAATGTTTCATTCACCTCCGAGCACCTGCAAATGGCCAGCGGCATAATCTCCCAGTCCGCCATCTGTCTCTCTGGAGCCTGAAAGAACCTGCCCATGATACAGCTATTATGGAGGGAAGACAATGGACCAGACTCATCCCTAATGTTTGTGCCTTTGTAGTGGACAGGGGGGTTGATTTTCTTCCCATGCATCTACATAGATaacaacagccacaagcaaaTCCCCAATTTCCCTAGCAAGCTGATGAATTCAAGCAAATAATGTTATCAGTTCTGTACGAAAAAGAAATATCAGCGAGACTGCAAGCAAATCGGATAAAAAACGGAACAGGGGAACAAAATCTGGACCGTGGCAGACAGGGAAAAGGTGACACGTTTGTATgcacactcaaaaaaaaaaaaaagggacgcCGATTATACGTCTTCTCTACATTACAGATGTGCACAGGCAGCCGACTAAAGACTTATTATAGGATCTCCTGACATGAAAGTCCACCAAAAGCCAGATATACGTAGGAAACACTCACCAATCAAAGAGCAtaactgcaggagcagcagaagcctcagaTCAAGGCAATTCATCTCCGAGTCAATGTTGGATTATATAAGCACCTGCCAAAGGTAACTCCAACTCTTAGCTGCTGAGTGGACAGAGACCCAAAGAAACTTCAATTCATACCTTGGTATCCTGGTTCCTCTTTCAGTTGCCATGGAAACCTGAATCCCAAAGAGAACAATCAATTATTCATGGAGgcaccccaggacactggtgtttGACTGACTGGAGTGAACCTTGTGTTCTCATCTTCCCTCTCCTCCGCATGCAGCTGAAAGGGCCGCAGCGATTACCACTCCCAAACACTGAATGCAACTTCTCCGGTTTCCCGGCAGCGAAGTGGCGCTGATTCTCACAAGCCATCCCTGGGCTGACGAGGGAAAGCATTTCCTAGAGGCTCTCCATCTCCGCTCGCTTTCAGGTGACACGATGCAGAAAGCAAAAAGCCTCCGATACGGGCATCCTAGCCGCAGCAAAGCATTGGTGCAAACATAGGAACAGggggcacatttacacattcattaatgctcctTAGTTACTGCGCATGTAGTtggtacttgcttaatgaagtactaactaaatgtgcaggcactagtagtgccagtgcatggttattctgtgatgcttactgcgcattaactTAATAACACTGCGCATTAGGTTATTCGCACGTTTGTAGCCgccacactactgtgcagtcttattaggctaatgcacattaaccacGCACCCAGGTGCAACTTTCTGAGTGTGGGGAATTCATTAGCAAACACAGGCTGTGAGCTGCTGGGCAGCCAATATCAGGGCACCATGGCTGGATATTTTATGGCAATATTCACACCAGTGCAAAGAAAGCGCACAGCTGGTAATGTTTTATACCCCCCACACGCAGGAATAAGGAGTTGGGATGGAGGTGAGTTGTGCTTCTGCAGATACAAGAGACTTGCTGGAAATTGGGATCCTTTCTGAGGAATAGCAAAAGCAACTAAGTGAAGGAGCAGCCGGGGTGACCTGGGCCCCTTTGCCAGCAGTAGACATTCTTGGTAGAGGCTGCTGGGGCGTGTGAGCATCAGTCCATGCCTCGGTCCGATGCTACCCTACTTGCATGCAAAAAGACTCCAGCCACCAGAAAAAGTCATTGAAGTCATTCTCCATGGGTATCTTCATTCCCTTCCTGCCGTGCTCCTAATGGCTCGCTGATTGTGACACTAGCACACATTTTTCTTGCTTCTCTCTCTGCATCCCTCCTCCTTCCATGGGCCTTTGCTGAGCTGCGCAGCACAGAAGTTTATGAAGATGGAAGGTGGCCCGTTGTCTTCAAAAAGAAATGCCCCGTGCAAGTGTCTGTGACCCATAGGCATGATGTCTGCAGGCTGAAGGGCCACAATCAGAGTGGTCTCGGCTGAGACCTCAATGGGCCTCCCCCTCACTAGGCTCAACATATCCCAGCGTGCCCTGGAGAGGGCCGGGAGAGATGTTCAGCGCGAACATTTTGTTCTTTTCAATGAAACCCGCGTGCAGTAATGATGATTCTGCAACTTAGGGAGACGTGAATGCATTCGATTCCATTTTGCAGGTGCACGGTGATTTATTAGTgccaagcaaaaaaacccccaaaaatgcAGGCCTGAAGATGACAAATGTCAGGGCATTACTCAAGCTTGCACACAAAAGAACAAGCCATCTGTTTCCACTGGCAACCGTTATCCGCTCCAGAGACAAACAGCTGTCTCTGCCGTCTCAGCATAACCCAACTTCtgcagcctcccccagccctttgaTAGCCCTATTCCCATCACTGGCATGATCCATACCTCCCACAGGCTAATGTTTCTACCCACCTCTGGCTCGGAAACAGTCGCTTCCTTTCCCCTTAGGTCACTTGGTGCTGCTGCAGTCCCGGGcctgagctggctgcatttcatcTGTGCAGGGAGATCCTGACTTGGGACCGGTCGCTGAGCTGCAAAATCAGAGCAATTTTGCAACCTTTGAAAATGGTTTGATGACTTTTTAAGCACGGTGGGTTTTTTACTATCCTGGTGATTAAATTCCACCCAGTGGAAGGGATCCAGGTACACCTGTATGCCGATACTATGCATGTTATCTCAGCTACGCAATCAGCCCaataaaaaagatatcaccctaagaaatccttgcatctCACATCATtactggaccatcacagctacgaCATCACTCTCAGGCTACGATGCTGGTAAACACGTCTGCCTGGCGCTGACCCTAGTGAAGGGCCAGATTGCAAAGAGTGCAAGTCAGTCAGAAGCACTTATGTAAAGAGTCTGCCTTAGTAGGGCTCTGATTCTGGTGATGCTCTATACagggctgggcccttggcacTATGTTAGAGCAGCCTGAAGACCGCTTTCACTCATGTCAAGCTGTCATGGCCAAGGAGAATTTAAAACCCAGGTCTGGATAGGTGTGGATTAGCGGTGTTCTGGCACTGTGCATCTTCCTTCGGCcatgctggcagcagggagagggatcCTCCCAAAGCTCGCTGCATTGGCCCAATGGCCAGCAGTAGGAAACGGGGCAGCAGCATACGTGGACGATAGACCAGACACACACCAGGCCATGGAGAACTCTATGCAGCCCACTCCATCCCATACCTAGTTTGGCTGTAGTATGGGTATCAGAAGTTAGTCACAGCCAGATGCAGGCTGCTGCATTTAGGGTTGGGCATAGGACTCTAGCCCCTGGTTGGGAGTCACATACGGACTCTGCCTGACCTTAATTGCAAGACAGCCTTGTTCAGCCAGTCAACCCCATACCCCTGGAAGAGACTCGGTCTTGTCAAGTGCGGCTACGTTAGCTAGaaaggagaaggggcagggcacgAGGAGGTACAACCCTCCCAAGGATTTCTGAGACTGCTGAGCCTGTCTTTACTTCCCAGTGAGGAGGTTAGTGgggtttttaaatgcaaaacctCTCTCCCCCCCGACTTTCCACAACGAAGGCGATGGGCATCATGTGTACAAGGCAAAGCACTTGGATGCAACCTTGAGCATGCCAGTGCTTTAACATTCCCCTCACTGCGAGCTGGAATGAAATGCTAAGAAGGACTGCCAAGCCgccaccagcccctccccaccggGAGCATGTCTCCAGCTCCAGTTTAATTTCGGAAAAGCTTTTTTATGGCTCTACataggggaaaggaaaaaaaaaaagcccttctaAGTTGCTTGATCAATAAATCCTCTCCTTGGATAAATAAACTCAGGGATATCCGCTCACAGGAGACCTCTGGGCTGTTGCGATGCCCCTCGGCATGGCAGGGGGATCGATACAGGAGGCCGAGTAAGTAATAGCCCCTTTTTATTATTCATGCTAGCATCGATTGCCTGGAAGAAAGATGGGACCGTGACCTGTGCAGGGCAACCCATCTCAGGCGTGTCGGGGGAGTGTGTTATACAGGCCCCCTCTCCATCCAGTCCATCTGCTCCAGTCATGGGATCGCAGCCGACAGCTCCCGGGTCAGCGCCGAGTGCCTCGGCCCAGCTGATGGCCACCGTGGCCTCCCGGGGATGTTCCTCAATCCCCCCAGGGATGAGGGAACGTATTCAGATCACATCAGCATCCCCCTGCGGCTTGGACCTCCAGCTCAGGCAGTGACAGAAACCTCCCAGAAAAGAGTCCATCACTGTGAGTTGTCCCACCTGGTTTCCCAGCcagagggaagggaatgcatctgGTGACATCTCGTGATAGCATCCCTGTCTCGGCCACTGAATGTATTCGGCAGTTCAGAAATGCAAAAAGTCcagagctcttggttcagagacgatgccttttattagaccagctaagaaatcacaaaaaaaatatctttttctgcaagcttttgggcacatgcgcccttctgcaggctcagggaaaattaaagatggtactAAAAGGTCCCCACATCCCTTCTCCTGATGTGGGGTGGGAGTAGTCTGAGCAGGGTTTGAGTCCATAGCTAAGGGGCATCTTTCAGCCTCCTGTTCAGACCCTTCAGGAGCCCGTCTGCACTGCCACCTCTCCGGGAGCTCGAGGCACATAAAGGACCCTGTGTTTCAGGCTGGGAATAACAGACTCTTCATGGTGACTTGCCCAGCCTGAGGACATTCTCTGCTCCCCCTATAAATATCCCCTCTGTGTATTGCCCAGTTATATGTTGCAGAAGGCACGTTCCCACGTCTGCCAGGACAAGCAGGCGCACCCAGCAATGGGGAGAACAAAGAGGCTTGTCTACTAAGGTCTCTACAACTATCGTCTCCTTTTGGGTGATGGTCAGTATGATGACTGCCCCCAGGAAATGACTCAGGGGCCCTCCAAAGTTAAAAGTAGGCACGTCTGCGAATTTAACTAAAGAGCCTGACTTTCCGAGAGCTGTATGGGATCTTTTTTGCCCTGCGCGTGGAGGTGGGCATGTAACCTGCACTGAGCAGTCAGGAGGGAGATCTGCCTGCTCTCTAGCAGCAAAAGGCAGGAGGCCCCAAGCCCATGCACATGCAGAAATTCAGCTGATACTGCCTGAGCTTCTCTACGTAGGAAATGTGCCAAAGCACCAAGGACAAACCCATTGCCAAGCAAGGGCTGCACCACTAATGTCCTTGGAGCATCTGAACTTGCAGTATGTTGAATCTTCCCCGCACCCTGTCACTGCTTCTGTGCTGCGCAGCTCAGCAAAGACCCATGGAAGGAGGAGGGAtgcagagagaagagagaaaaatgtgTGCTAGTGTCACAATCAGCGAGTCATTAGGAGCACGGCAGGAAGGGAATGAAGATACCCATGGAGAATGACTTCAATGACTTTTTCTGGTGGCTGGAGTCTTTTTGCATGCAAGTAGGGTAGCATCGGACCGAGGCATGGACTGATGCTCACACGCCCCAGCAGCCTCTACCAAGAATGTCTACTGCTGGCAAAGGGACCCAGGTcaccccagctgctccttcaCTTAGGGGCTAAGATGTGGCAGAGGATTTTGTCAGACTCAAACACACCAGTGTTGCTTGCCTGGTAGCGAGAAACGATTCGGCCTTCACTGCAGAGCCCCCccgccacacatacacacactgagTATAAAAGCCACAAGCTTGAGTATGACATGTCTACCGCCGGCTCCCACGTACACAAAAGTCGTCTCCTACCTGTGTGCAAACTGTTTCCTCCCAACCGCACAGACATGCTCAGAAGTTATAAGAGATCCCCAATGAGATGACAGCACGTACCTGGCATTCAGGGCAGACCCCTCCCTCAGCCGCACCGCTGCACCTGGGGCCTCTCCTTTTACTAGGGAGGGTATCACTGCCCCACGCATGATGTCTCCAGCCATCCGACCATGCACAGGGCACAGCCCGTACCAAggtctccctgcacagggcaGTGGGCCCGAGGGCTGTTTGCTGAACGGTGCCCTGGAGGTGATCCTCGCTGGCTGGGGACAGAACAACACTTTGTTCATTTACCTCCTGGGCTGGAAGCCACAGTCCTTGATCCAGAAAGACATCTCCATGCGGTCCAATTGCCTTGTGTACTCTGGCTGTTTGGCAAGACGCTAAGGAAGCCAGTAAGGACACCAGTGCATCTACTTCTCCGGGGGCTGGGGAATGCCATTATCAGACCCGTGGCATCTACTTCAACTCTTGGCTCTGGCAGTAGAAGGTGCAATCCTTATTATCTGCTATTGCATGAAACAAGTTGGGACTCTGAGGCCACTTCCACCTCCGGCTAGGTGTGCACATGGCTGTCGCTCCCTGACTGCAGAGAAACCCATGGCTGAACGCTGGACATTGACCTACCCTCCAGAGGGGCAAGGTGCCAGCGTGATCTGATCCAAGCACCACATCCTCGCTCCCCGCCTCCTTTCCTCGCCCACTCTCCGCCATCCTGTTGGAAATCAAAGAGAGTTGACTTGAGTGCCACCAGCATCGACACTGTCTCCAGGAAGCATCGCAGAGAGTCTGTTGCCAACCAGAGAAGAGTGAAAATGGCAGGGAACCACACTGGACCATCAAAACAGAGATGGGTTAATCAGTCTCCACCGCATCCACATTTCTGATGCCCCCAGGTCTGTGCATGCTTTGTCCAGGACCGCGGTTGCACCATGAAACTGCAGACACTGTTTGCCAACTCTGGTGGGACTCTGATGCAAAAATTTAAGATCAAGATGAGGGGAAGGTATCAGGTCGGGCTCATTTCTTTTTGGAAGGCAATGCCAGCCTCTTCCAGTCAATGCTGCAGGATTCCTCCCCCCTCGGGGCACTACGGCAAAAATAGCAAGTAGAGGCTAGCTGGATGGGAGCGGGTTCAATTAGCAAATAAACCAAGGAAGTAAAACTAGTCCTTGATTCTCCCAACAGCTAGAAAACACTGTCTCTTAATTAACAGTAAATTAGGCTCctacaggaagacagaagtaAGACAATTTGCCATAATTAAAGAACAATGAGTGCAAATTGCTTTGCCTGCCCCATCAGTTTTCCctagtgcaggggcgggcaattattttgggcagagggccacttcctgagtttcagcaagccatcaagggctgcatgacaggcagcccagggcagattaatattaattctctaaatttttCAGTTCTTAGCAGGAAGCTCCATCCCGCATGCAGTCTTGCTTACTTTTTACTTATCACAAATGGAGCCTAGATGTGGGCGTTGATTGAGAGATCAGCTTTGCACCCCTGCAGCCTTCTTCCTCTGCATCTGGGTGCCCTTCACTTCGGGGCCTTCTCTATCAGATTTGAATCAGCAAGAAGCCAGGCAGTCTAAACAAATTCAGAGCATGGCTTAGCTGCAGGTTGCCTGTCAGGCCCCAGCTCCCTAGTGTCATTTTTCATCTGTAAATCAAAAAGCCTGGAGTTCAACAGACCTGGCCTGAAAAGTTACTCAAACGCACCATCTAGCGGCTCTCGGGGGCTCCCACAGTTTTTATCATCCTGAAAAGGATGCTTTGAGGAAGAACCAAAGATCACAGGGCACTTTCCAAACCTCACAACCCCCCTCTAAGGTAGGAAAGCATCCCTATTTGAAATGCTGTAGCTTTAGGAGCCTTGGTTGTCATGAATCGCTAGGCTGGGCTTGGCTCCGGCCACGCACAGAACAGAAAATCCCTGCCCCAGAAGGTTTTGGGCAATGGATTATCATCTTCATTTCACAAATGGGcagatggaggcagagggaggttgAAACCTATCTAAGGACTTGCTGAGGGTCAAGGGCAGAGCCAGGTTTGGgatccagggctagggacagacattacacataaaccggtttaagtgatcagaaacaggtttaaacctgtaacagaacagaagtttgatgcacataaaccagtttcaaaatggccgaaacaggtttaagataaacctggttgaatgtcatatcagatttaactgatttgagtcgaactggtttataaaacttctgtcccagacccagagGTCCGCCTGCCTCTCCCACTCTCTGGGCGTTAATTAGATCGCGTGGTGTCCCTAGCAAGGGAAAGGGTGGATTCAGCTCTTCCAGGTCTTGCTCTGGGCACCGTGGCAGCCTACCACCTTGTGGTCAGGTTAGTCAGCCATGGCGAAGGATAAGAAAGCAGTAAAAAGTGATTGCTAACACAGTGCATTAAAATGCAATGGGAACATGTAATCCCCCAGTGCCTCTTTTACATTAATTCTTCCAGTCCCACTTACCTATGATCgacactcattttaaattcatGCAACCAAATCTCCATGCAGGTGAAAGGAGTGTGTTCAGTTTCTGCTATTATTCTATATTATTATTAAATTCTATATGATTATTACAATtctgcaattaaagatttttttatttttttttgcaaaaaccttgCTGGTCTCATAAAAGGTATCACGAGCCCTGATTGCAGTTTCTGCTGTGTATTTTGTACAGCCACATAGCCCCATTACATTGTTTTGGCTTAGCCAAGATCTCCAGGATGGGATTTACTCTACCTAACCAGAACCAAGTTTTCACACATGCTCCAAGCCCagttctcagctggtataaatcaagaCAGCCAGCTGAGCTGCGGTGACGGAGGCcacctgaggaccaagcccttcAATGCAGGGGTGAGCTTAATAAACTGTGCCATTTCTCCCAGGACTTCCAGGCCTGGCAGAGTGGATTTTAAGGGGCTAGCAATGAGCTCCTCAATGTCTGCTCATTCGTTCCCAGCTGCGACCCTTGGCACAGGACCTGGATGATTGAGCTGCACGTTGAGGCCGATTAAAGGCTACGGGTGTGACATCAGAATGAATAATTCCAGCCTCCGCATTTCTCAGCTACCTTTGGCGGGGAAAAAatccattttccctttttttctggaCATGCCAGGTAATAGGATCCTTCCTCGGGGGTTAAGAGCTGCTTCAAAGATATGCAGCAGCCGCATAAAGGCCACTGAGGCGCTGAGAGCCTGGAACAGGATGGGAGCGCATCTTTGCAGTGGAGGGTGTTAATGTTTTCCTGTAATCTCTCCTGACACGAGTGAAAGGCTGCAGAGAAGCATTAGCAGCTCCCATCAAGGGCTCATTGAAGCCATTCTGTGTGAAGAACATCAGTGATAAAAACCTGCCTGGAATTTCAGCAGGAAATTAGCTTGCTGTCTGGAAAATAAGAGAGGGCTTTATCCTAGGAGGTACAGAGAAGCCTGGGCAAG from Alligator mississippiensis isolate rAllMis1 chromosome 13, rAllMis1, whole genome shotgun sequence includes these protein-coding regions:
- the LOC102559299 gene encoding trypsin-3, whose amino-acid sequence is MNCLDLRLLLLLQLCSLIGGQRKLQRIIGGHIVGPHSAKYLVSLKRMTGSHFCGGSLVSRSWVLTAAHCKTEYPRRINQMLIVAGEYSLSTFEGTEQIFRPSRMVVHPDYSSTTKNADVMLIKLNRPVVYNAFVSIVPLPQQGATVKEGRLCQVSGWGYTSPIGGRTSDTLRSVRLPIVPSWKCNASSSYAGFITSNMICAGLSTGGKDACQGDSGGPLVCEGRVFGIVSWGHSCASPRYPGVYTAVANFQKWIYKTIFRHQ